Proteins co-encoded in one archaeon BMS3Bbin15 genomic window:
- the lon2 gene encoding lon protease 2, which yields MVNKDLKDVSIKVNFLEKNKYKTTEEVKVPESLIDQVIGQEDAVEVIVKAAKQKRHILLIGDPGTGKSMLGRAMSELLPIEELEDILVHPNLEDKNNPRIELVKAGTGEQIIKGYREQRRKAEAPINIMFKALFVILGLIIIYYTIVMRQPYILFLGIIAFVFLLMGRQYVKVKDDVLVPKLLVNNKDKKIVPFIDATGSHAGALLGDVRHDPFQSGGLETPPHELIEAGAIHRAHKGVLFVDEIATLGMSSQQSLLTAMQDGKSSITGQSERSSGAMVRTEPAPCEFVLVAAGNLEVMKHLHPALRSRIRGYGYEIYMKNVMEDTPENCEKLVRFVAQEVIKDKKIPHFTMEAVDLIIKEARKRAGRSGNLTLKLRGLGGLIRAAGDVAISENAEYVEPEHVIKAKSISKTLEQQIADRYISQKKDYEVYKTEGAEIGKVNGLAVIGNDSGVILPIVAEVTPAQSRDEGKIIATGKLRIIAREAIQNVSAIIKKHTGTDVSKYDVHIQFLQTYEGVEGDSASISVATAVFSALENLPVNQNVAMTGSLSVRGDVLPIGGVNAKIEAAISAGIGRVIIPQGNMKDVMLDTKKKGKIEVIAVRSLSEVLEHALVWENAKEGLIGRFKDLIQIPTSIEGAINPKESSS from the coding sequence TTGGTTAATAAAGACCTAAAGGATGTAAGTATAAAGGTGAATTTTTTGGAAAAAAATAAATATAAAACTACTGAGGAAGTTAAGGTGCCTGAGAGCCTTATCGACCAGGTTATAGGTCAGGAGGATGCCGTAGAAGTTATAGTCAAAGCTGCCAAGCAGAAGAGGCATATTCTTCTAATAGGGGACCCAGGGACTGGTAAATCCATGCTTGGCAGGGCAATGTCTGAACTTCTGCCTATAGAAGAGCTGGAGGACATACTTGTCCACCCAAATCTTGAGGATAAAAATAATCCGCGTATTGAACTGGTCAAGGCAGGTACCGGTGAACAAATTATTAAAGGTTACAGGGAGCAGAGGAGGAAGGCCGAGGCCCCCATAAATATAATGTTCAAGGCGCTTTTTGTTATACTTGGTTTAATTATAATTTATTATACTATTGTGATGCGCCAGCCCTATATTCTGTTTCTGGGTATTATTGCCTTTGTGTTCCTGCTAATGGGGCGTCAGTATGTTAAGGTTAAGGATGATGTTCTGGTGCCCAAGCTGCTGGTAAACAACAAGGACAAAAAGATTGTCCCGTTTATAGATGCCACAGGGTCACATGCCGGTGCTCTTCTTGGTGATGTACGTCATGACCCATTCCAGAGTGGTGGCCTTGAAACTCCTCCTCACGAACTTATCGAGGCAGGTGCTATTCATAGAGCACATAAGGGAGTACTTTTTGTGGATGAAATCGCCACACTGGGAATGTCATCCCAGCAGTCCCTGCTAACAGCAATGCAGGATGGGAAATCTTCCATCACAGGTCAGAGCGAGAGGTCAAGCGGGGCAATGGTGAGAACAGAACCTGCACCATGTGAATTTGTGCTGGTGGCGGCTGGTAATCTTGAGGTTATGAAACATTTGCACCCTGCCCTGAGGTCAAGGATAAGGGGTTACGGCTATGAAATTTATATGAAGAATGTTATGGAGGATACGCCGGAAAACTGCGAAAAGCTTGTGCGCTTTGTTGCCCAAGAAGTTATCAAGGACAAAAAAATCCCACATTTTACAATGGAAGCTGTTGACCTTATTATCAAAGAAGCCAGAAAGAGGGCGGGCCGCAGCGGAAATCTAACCTTAAAACTGAGAGGTCTTGGAGGTCTGATAAGGGCTGCCGGTGATGTTGCTATAAGCGAAAACGCTGAATATGTAGAGCCTGAACATGTAATCAAGGCTAAGAGTATTTCCAAAACTCTGGAACAGCAGATTGCCGACAGATACATCAGCCAGAAGAAAGATTATGAAGTATATAAGACAGAAGGTGCTGAAATCGGCAAGGTTAATGGTCTGGCTGTTATTGGTAATGACAGTGGTGTTATTCTGCCGATTGTGGCTGAGGTTACTCCTGCTCAGAGCCGGGACGAAGGAAAGATTATTGCAACAGGCAAGCTCAGGATTATAGCCCGAGAAGCTATTCAGAATGTCTCTGCAATTATTAAAAAACATACAGGCACGGATGTCTCGAAATATGATGTTCATATCCAGTTTCTCCAGACGTATGAAGGTGTGGAGGGTGACAGCGCAAGCATAAGTGTAGCCACAGCAGTATTTTCTGCTCTTGAGAATCTGCCTGTAAACCAGAATGTTGCCATGACAGGCAGTTTGAGTGTCAGAGGGGATGTACTACCTATCGGGGGTGTAAATGCCAAGATTGAAGCAGCAATAAGTGCTGGAATAGGCAGGGTCATTATCCCTCAGGGTAACATGAAGGATGTCATGCTGGACACAAAGAAAAAGGGAAAAATCGAGGTAATTGCTGTTAGAAGCCTTTCCGAAGTTCTGGAACACGCCCTTGTATGGGAAAATGCTAAAGAAGGGCTTATTGGACGTTTTAAGGACCTCATACAGATTCCTACTTCTATAGAAGGGGCTATCAATCCAAAGGAGTCTAGCAGCTAA